The Pseudanabaena sp. PCC 6802 genomic interval TCTTCGTGACCAAGTATCGGCGTAAAGTGCTGACTCAACCTATGTTTGACACAATGAAACCCGTATTTGAACGAGTGCTAGAAGCAAATCAATGCATCTTGACTGACTTCAACGGTGAAGCTGACCACGTTCATTTCTTAGTTGACCTACACCCAAACAACAATATCTCTGACTTAGTAGCGTCTCTCAAATCAGCTTCTAGTCGGGTATTGCGCCAAGAATTCAAAGAAGAAATAGACAAGGTTTATTGGGGAAAAGCAAAGCTTTGGCATGACTCGAAATGCATTGTTTCGTGTGGTGGCGCTCCCTTGGAAATCGTCAAACAATA includes:
- the tnpA gene encoding IS200/IS605 family transposase gives rise to the protein MSQLRRGSHVIFRIHLHIVFVTKYRRKVLTQPMFDTMKPVFERVLEANQCILTDFNGEADHVHFLVDLHPNNNISDLVASLKSASSRVLRQEFKEEIDKVYWGKAKLWHDSKCIVSCGGAPLEIVKQYIQEQSGGRLANSGASNPAH